A part of Drosophila ananassae strain 14024-0371.13 chromosome 2R, ASM1763931v2, whole genome shotgun sequence genomic DNA contains:
- the LOC6506429 gene encoding carboxypeptidase B, which yields MLNAKSKRTTKTSKGRVRDAPVTPLRRVVIPRPDVLHNYLEYKQINQYLEYLANRYPHFVQMYTLGLTHERREVRALEINWMNSENVELSPQVREMSPPPFVAATNGRNNAPVVQVGDNCRHTVFIEAGTHAREWISITTALNCIYQLTERYTRNVDVLRKLRFIIVPLVNPDGYEYSRTKNANWRKNRRPQKSSKFVGTDCNRNYDIFWASGSSKNNRNTFKGDRPFSEPETRAMRNILERLSPNLLFFLSLHSYGQSIMYPWGYCREAAFYWRELSSLANSGRSAIKSYNGREYRTGSISCLTKRTITGSVVDYVYGVLKVPMALVMELPARDLGFQPPVEMVSQIGHESWYGIREMCKRSYDLRNQINRSNEPQLPRPARFIADDTNLNGTVNENGTPVTEEHTAGGDNNKTASKKKRVKRTMRTQHEAILKMQKNSKQGPQPFPAGLFPRQLASSAPPIRPGLTRDRRGGGDGAILSSRGKPPVSSTMPIGVFL from the exons ATGCTAAACGCGAAATCGAAACGTACCACGAAGACGTCGAAGGGCCGTGTCCGGGATGCTCCGGTAACCCCACTCCGCCGGGTGGTCATCCCACGGCCCGATGTCCTACACAACTATCTCGAGTACAAGCAGATCAACCAGTATCTGGAATATCTGGCCAATCGGTATCCCCACTTCGTGCAGATGTACACCTTGGGGCTGACGCATGAGAGGCGTGAAGTTCGTGCCCTCGAGATCAACTGGATGAACTCTGAGAACGTGGAGCTATCGCCCCAAGTCCGCGAAATGTCGCCCCCTCCGTTCGTTGCGGCTACCAACGGAAGGAACAATGCACCGGTGGTGCAAGTGGGGGACAACTGCCGGCACACAGTGTTCATAGAGGCCGGTACCCATGCCCGGGAATGGATCAGCATCACAACGGCCCTGAACTGCATCTACCAGCTGACGGAGCGCTACACCCGGAATGTCGATGTTTTGCGCAAGTTGCGCTTCATCATTGTCCCACTGGTTAATCCCGATGGTTATGAGTACTCTCGCACTAAG AATGCCAACTGGCGCAAGAATCGTCGTCCGCAGAAATCTTCCAAGTTTGTGGGAACTGATTGCAACCGGAACTATGACATTTTCTGGGCCAGTGGATCCAGCAAGAACAATCGCAACACCTTCAAGGGCGACCGTCCCTTCTCGGAGCCGGAGACCCGGGCCATGCGCAACATCCTGGAACGGCTTAGTCCCAATCTGCTGTTCTTCCTTTCGCTCCACTCCTACGGCCAGAGCATCATGTACCCATGGGGCTATTGTCGCGAAGCTGCCTTCTACTGGAGGGAACTGAGCTCCCTGGCCAATTCCGGACGAAGTGCCATCAAGTCATACAACGGACGGGAGTACCGAACGGGTAGCATTAGTTGCCTCACGAAGCGCACCATTACCGGTTCCGTAGTGGATTATGTTTATGGAGTGCTGAAGGTTCCGATGGCTCTGGTCATGGAGCTGCCAGCTAGGGACCTCGGCTTCCAGCCACCCGTCGAAATGGTGAGCCAGATTGGACACGAGAGCTGGTATGGCATAAGGGAGATGTGCAAGCGATCCTACGATCTCCGAAACCAGATCAACCGAAGCAACGAGCCGCAGCTTCCGCGTCCAGCACGTTTTATCGCCGATGACACCAATCTCAATGGCACGGTCAATGAGAACGGTACTCCAGTCACAGAGGAGCACACAGCCGGCGGAGATAATAACAAGACGGCGTCCAAAAAGAAGCGGGTGAAGCGCACCATGCGAACCCAGCACGAAGCAATCCTTAAAATGCAAAAGAACTCAAAACAAGGACCACAACCCTTTCCAGCGGGACTCTTTCCCCGGCAACTGGCCAGTTCGGCGCCACCGATAAGGCCAGGACTAACCCGGGATCGTCGGGGCGGCGGGGATGGCGCCATTCTATCCAGCCGGGGCAAGCCACCAGTGTCCTCCACAATGCCGATCGGTGTGTTCCTTTAA
- the LOC6493507 gene encoding nuclear valosin-containing protein-like isoform X2, whose translation MKKSKPVLHDHLITNRVKKYLEEHIGETYLDVKQMTRELMQKYPEYSRRKFGPFRQLVHQAFSIISDSYNLDKVSSSDEDSGSEELEAQLESNNSVMNMMNSLYSQPPRKPLLDKPISEPIDISSGDENDDDSNTNTKSTNGKSPISASASASASASAPVSVSSHSSALKRLMADSIEPTSAPKKSKPNVHVSAQEGLHKNHSSSGKNHNDGSGSRRDHRNATLLYQQLQQQNSARDQQNSKRKYKKELELQHITESFRDIGGMDSTLKELCEMLIHIKSPEFYFQLGLLPARGLLLHGPPGCGKTFLARAISGQLKMPLLEVPATELIGGISGESEERIREIFEQAMSYSPCVLFIDEIDAIGGNRQWASKDMERRIVSQLISSLDSLKGNEFGQSVVVIGATTRPDVLDPGLRRIGRFDHEIAIHIPSRKERREILRIQCEGLSIDPKLNYDKIAELTPGYVGADLMALVCRAASIAVKRRSMKKFRELHAASEQNMTTVTLDDDEPTDAPSEEKSDKNADPKGDGDKEKSAKNEENSDKKEENSKKKENADKKEEKKDEKKEEKKDEKKEEKKVEKKDEKKEDKKEKSEKKVNETSDEKTSEKAGHNEDDPMDVDSDTGNKDDENPEDDYYEPTLAELTNFLDNPPEEFADPNFCLTLVDFVDAIKVMQPSAKREGFITVPDTTWDDIGALQDIRDELKLAVLAPVKYPEKLERLGLTAPSGVLLCGPPGCGKTLLAKAIANEAGINFISVKGPELMNMYVGESERAVRACFQRARNSAPCVIFFDEFDSLCPKRSDGGDGNNSGTRIVNQLLTEMDGVEERKGVYILAATNRPDIIDPAILRPGRLDTILYVGLPEKTERAEILRATTKNGKRPVLADDVSLEEIAAKTEGYTGADLAGLVKQASMYALRQSLNAGDSNLEDLCVRNQHFKEALQSLRPSVGEQDRKVYDKLRQKYAAPRVPAFDEK comes from the exons ATGAAGAAGTCTAAGCCAGTGCTGCATGACCATCTGATAACGAATCGCGTCAAGAAG TACCTCGAGGAGCACATCGGAGAGACATATCTGGATGTGAAGCAGATGACCAGGGAGTTGATGCAAAAGTATCCAGAGTACTCGCGTCGCAAATTCGGTCCCTTCCGACAACTGGTGCACCAAG CATTCTCCATCATATCCGACAGTTATAACTTGGACAAAGTTAGCAGTTCGGACGAGGACTCGGGCAGCGAGGAGTTAGAGGCCCAGCTGGAGAGCAACAACAGCGTGATGAACATGATGAATAGCCTGTACAGCCAGCCCCCGAGGAAGCCGCTGCTGGACAAGCCCATCAGCGAGCCCATCGACATATCGAGTGGCGATGAAAACGACGATGACTCCAATACCAATACCAAGTCAACAAATGGAAAATCTCCCATTTCGGCATCGGCATCAGCATCGGCTTCGGCTTCGGCTCCGGTATCCGTATCCAGCCATTCCAGCGCCCTGAAACGTTTGATGGCGGACAGTATTGAACCCACCTCGGCTCCCAAGAAAT CGAAACCCAATGTCCATGTGTCCGCACAGGAGGGACTGCACAAGA ACCATTCTAGCTCCGGTAAGAACCACAACGATGGATCTGGCTCTCGGCGTGACCATCGGAATGCGACGCTCCTCTatcagcagctgcagcagcagaatTCGGCACGCGACCAACAAAACTCTAAACGAAAGTACAAAAAGGAGCTGGAGTTGCAGCACATTACTGAGAGCTTCCGTGACATTGGCGGCATGGATAGTACTCTGAAGGAGCTGTGTGAGATGCTCATCCACATCAAGTCGCCGGAGTTCTACTTTCAACTGGGATTATTGCCGGCTAGGGGCCTCTTGCTGCATGGCCCGCCCGGCTGTGGTAAGACATTCCTGGCCCGTGCCATCAGTGGG CAATTGAAGATGCCGCTCCTGGAAGTGCCAGCTACGGAATTGATTGGCGGAATATCTGGCGAATCGGAGGAGAGAATCCGCGAGATCTTCGAACAGGCTATGAGCTATTCGCCATGCGTGTTGTTCATCGACGAAATCGATGCTATTGGCGGTAATCGTCAGTGGGCTTCCAAGGACATGGAGCGTCGCATTGTGTCCCAGTTGATCAGCAGCTTGGACAGCCTGAAGGGCAATGAGTTTGGCCAGTCGGTGGTGGTGATTGGGGCCACCACTCGTCCGGATGTGTTGGATCCGGGTCTGCGACGTATTGGTCGGTTCGATCATGAGATTGCCATACACATCCCATCGCGCAAGGAGCGTCGCGAGATCTTGCGCATTCAGTGCGAGGGATTGTCCATTGATCCGAAGCTCAATTACGATAAGATAGCTGAGCTGACGCCGGGCTATGTGGGTGCCGATTTAATGGCCCTCGTTTGCCGCGCCGCCTCCATAGCCGTGAAGCGTCGATCCATGAAGAAGTTCCGCGAGCTTCACGCTGCCAGCGAACAGAATATGACCACGGTGACTCTGGACGACGATGAACCAACTGATGCCCCATCAGAGGAAAAATCTGACAAGAACGCGGATCCCAAAGGTGATGGGGATAAGGAGAAAAGCGCCAAGAACGAGGAGAACTCCGATAAGAAGGAGGAAAACTCCAAAAAGAAGGAAAATGCGGACAAGAAAGAGGAAAAGAAAGATgagaaaaaagaggaaaaaaaagatgagaaaaaagaggaaaaaaaagttgagaaaaaagaTGAGAAAAAGGaggataaaaaagaaaagtctGAAAAGAAGGTTAATGAAACATCGGATGAAAAGACTTCAGAAAAAGCTGGCCATAACGAAGACGATCCCATGGACGTTGACTCTGACACTGGAAACAAAGATGATGAGAATCCAGAGGACGACTACTACGAGCCCACGCTGGCCGAGCTCACTAACTTCCTGGACAATCCCCCCGAGGAGTTTGCCGATCCCAACTTTTGCCTCACCCTCGTTGACTTCGTGGACGCCATTAAGGTAATGCAGCCATCGGCCAAGCGCGAAGGCTTCATAACCGTACCGGACACCACATGGGATGACATTGGCGCCCTGCAGGACATCCGTGATGAGCTTAAGCTGGCTGTACTGGCGCCCGTCAAATACCCTGAGAAGCTGGAGCGCCTGGGCTTGACCGCTCCTTCGGGTGTCCTTCTTTGCGGCCCTCCCGGCTGTGGCAAGACTCTGTTGGCCAAGGCCATTGCCAATGAGGCTGGCATCAACTTTATATCCGTAAAGGGTCCCGAGCTAATGAATATG TACGTCGGTGAGAGTGAGCGTGCTGTGCGTGCCTGCTTCCAACGTGCCAGGAACTCGGCACCCTGTGTCATTTTCTTCGACGAGTTCGACTCACTCTGCCCGAAGCGCTCCGATGGCGGGGATGGCAACAACTCGGGCACCCGCATCGTTAACCAGCTGCTGACGGAAATGGATGGCGTGGAGGAGCGCAAAGGGGTCTACATTCTAGCTGCCACTAACCGACCGGACATTATTGATCCGGCAATCCTGCGACCGGGTCGCTTGGACACCATTTTGTATGTGGGTCTGCCAGAAAAAACCGAGCGGGCTGAGATTCTGAGGGCCACTACCAAG AACGGAAAGCGGCCGGTGCTGGCCGATGATGTGAGTCTGGAGGAGATTGCGGCCAAAACTGAAGGCTACACGGGTGCCGATTTGGCTGGCTTGGTCAAGCAGGCCTCCATGTACGCCCTGCGCCAGTCCTTGAACGCTGGTGACTCGAATCTCGAGGATCTGTGTGTTCGCAACCAGCACTTCAAGGAAGCACTGCAGAGCCTTCGTCCCTCAGTTGGCGAACAG GATCGCAAGGTATACGATAAGTTGCGACAAAAATACGCTGCACCGCGAGTGCCGGCCTTCGACGAAAAGTGA
- the LOC6493507 gene encoding nuclear valosin-containing protein-like isoform X1: protein MKKSKPVLHDHLITNRVKKYLEEHIGETYLDVKQMTRELMQKYPEYSRRKFGPFRQLVHQAFSIISDSYNLDKVSSSDEDSGSEELEAQLESNNSVMNMMNSLYSQPPRKPLLDKPISEPIDISSGDENDDDSNTNTKSTNGKSPISASASASASASAPVSVSSHSSALKRLMADSIEPTSAPKKSAKPNVHVSAQEGLHKNHSSSGKNHNDGSGSRRDHRNATLLYQQLQQQNSARDQQNSKRKYKKELELQHITESFRDIGGMDSTLKELCEMLIHIKSPEFYFQLGLLPARGLLLHGPPGCGKTFLARAISGQLKMPLLEVPATELIGGISGESEERIREIFEQAMSYSPCVLFIDEIDAIGGNRQWASKDMERRIVSQLISSLDSLKGNEFGQSVVVIGATTRPDVLDPGLRRIGRFDHEIAIHIPSRKERREILRIQCEGLSIDPKLNYDKIAELTPGYVGADLMALVCRAASIAVKRRSMKKFRELHAASEQNMTTVTLDDDEPTDAPSEEKSDKNADPKGDGDKEKSAKNEENSDKKEENSKKKENADKKEEKKDEKKEEKKDEKKEEKKVEKKDEKKEDKKEKSEKKVNETSDEKTSEKAGHNEDDPMDVDSDTGNKDDENPEDDYYEPTLAELTNFLDNPPEEFADPNFCLTLVDFVDAIKVMQPSAKREGFITVPDTTWDDIGALQDIRDELKLAVLAPVKYPEKLERLGLTAPSGVLLCGPPGCGKTLLAKAIANEAGINFISVKGPELMNMYVGESERAVRACFQRARNSAPCVIFFDEFDSLCPKRSDGGDGNNSGTRIVNQLLTEMDGVEERKGVYILAATNRPDIIDPAILRPGRLDTILYVGLPEKTERAEILRATTKNGKRPVLADDVSLEEIAAKTEGYTGADLAGLVKQASMYALRQSLNAGDSNLEDLCVRNQHFKEALQSLRPSVGEQDRKVYDKLRQKYAAPRVPAFDEK from the exons ATGAAGAAGTCTAAGCCAGTGCTGCATGACCATCTGATAACGAATCGCGTCAAGAAG TACCTCGAGGAGCACATCGGAGAGACATATCTGGATGTGAAGCAGATGACCAGGGAGTTGATGCAAAAGTATCCAGAGTACTCGCGTCGCAAATTCGGTCCCTTCCGACAACTGGTGCACCAAG CATTCTCCATCATATCCGACAGTTATAACTTGGACAAAGTTAGCAGTTCGGACGAGGACTCGGGCAGCGAGGAGTTAGAGGCCCAGCTGGAGAGCAACAACAGCGTGATGAACATGATGAATAGCCTGTACAGCCAGCCCCCGAGGAAGCCGCTGCTGGACAAGCCCATCAGCGAGCCCATCGACATATCGAGTGGCGATGAAAACGACGATGACTCCAATACCAATACCAAGTCAACAAATGGAAAATCTCCCATTTCGGCATCGGCATCAGCATCGGCTTCGGCTTCGGCTCCGGTATCCGTATCCAGCCATTCCAGCGCCCTGAAACGTTTGATGGCGGACAGTATTGAACCCACCTCGGCTCCCAAGAAAT CAGCGAAACCCAATGTCCATGTGTCCGCACAGGAGGGACTGCACAAGA ACCATTCTAGCTCCGGTAAGAACCACAACGATGGATCTGGCTCTCGGCGTGACCATCGGAATGCGACGCTCCTCTatcagcagctgcagcagcagaatTCGGCACGCGACCAACAAAACTCTAAACGAAAGTACAAAAAGGAGCTGGAGTTGCAGCACATTACTGAGAGCTTCCGTGACATTGGCGGCATGGATAGTACTCTGAAGGAGCTGTGTGAGATGCTCATCCACATCAAGTCGCCGGAGTTCTACTTTCAACTGGGATTATTGCCGGCTAGGGGCCTCTTGCTGCATGGCCCGCCCGGCTGTGGTAAGACATTCCTGGCCCGTGCCATCAGTGGG CAATTGAAGATGCCGCTCCTGGAAGTGCCAGCTACGGAATTGATTGGCGGAATATCTGGCGAATCGGAGGAGAGAATCCGCGAGATCTTCGAACAGGCTATGAGCTATTCGCCATGCGTGTTGTTCATCGACGAAATCGATGCTATTGGCGGTAATCGTCAGTGGGCTTCCAAGGACATGGAGCGTCGCATTGTGTCCCAGTTGATCAGCAGCTTGGACAGCCTGAAGGGCAATGAGTTTGGCCAGTCGGTGGTGGTGATTGGGGCCACCACTCGTCCGGATGTGTTGGATCCGGGTCTGCGACGTATTGGTCGGTTCGATCATGAGATTGCCATACACATCCCATCGCGCAAGGAGCGTCGCGAGATCTTGCGCATTCAGTGCGAGGGATTGTCCATTGATCCGAAGCTCAATTACGATAAGATAGCTGAGCTGACGCCGGGCTATGTGGGTGCCGATTTAATGGCCCTCGTTTGCCGCGCCGCCTCCATAGCCGTGAAGCGTCGATCCATGAAGAAGTTCCGCGAGCTTCACGCTGCCAGCGAACAGAATATGACCACGGTGACTCTGGACGACGATGAACCAACTGATGCCCCATCAGAGGAAAAATCTGACAAGAACGCGGATCCCAAAGGTGATGGGGATAAGGAGAAAAGCGCCAAGAACGAGGAGAACTCCGATAAGAAGGAGGAAAACTCCAAAAAGAAGGAAAATGCGGACAAGAAAGAGGAAAAGAAAGATgagaaaaaagaggaaaaaaaagatgagaaaaaagaggaaaaaaaagttgagaaaaaagaTGAGAAAAAGGaggataaaaaagaaaagtctGAAAAGAAGGTTAATGAAACATCGGATGAAAAGACTTCAGAAAAAGCTGGCCATAACGAAGACGATCCCATGGACGTTGACTCTGACACTGGAAACAAAGATGATGAGAATCCAGAGGACGACTACTACGAGCCCACGCTGGCCGAGCTCACTAACTTCCTGGACAATCCCCCCGAGGAGTTTGCCGATCCCAACTTTTGCCTCACCCTCGTTGACTTCGTGGACGCCATTAAGGTAATGCAGCCATCGGCCAAGCGCGAAGGCTTCATAACCGTACCGGACACCACATGGGATGACATTGGCGCCCTGCAGGACATCCGTGATGAGCTTAAGCTGGCTGTACTGGCGCCCGTCAAATACCCTGAGAAGCTGGAGCGCCTGGGCTTGACCGCTCCTTCGGGTGTCCTTCTTTGCGGCCCTCCCGGCTGTGGCAAGACTCTGTTGGCCAAGGCCATTGCCAATGAGGCTGGCATCAACTTTATATCCGTAAAGGGTCCCGAGCTAATGAATATG TACGTCGGTGAGAGTGAGCGTGCTGTGCGTGCCTGCTTCCAACGTGCCAGGAACTCGGCACCCTGTGTCATTTTCTTCGACGAGTTCGACTCACTCTGCCCGAAGCGCTCCGATGGCGGGGATGGCAACAACTCGGGCACCCGCATCGTTAACCAGCTGCTGACGGAAATGGATGGCGTGGAGGAGCGCAAAGGGGTCTACATTCTAGCTGCCACTAACCGACCGGACATTATTGATCCGGCAATCCTGCGACCGGGTCGCTTGGACACCATTTTGTATGTGGGTCTGCCAGAAAAAACCGAGCGGGCTGAGATTCTGAGGGCCACTACCAAG AACGGAAAGCGGCCGGTGCTGGCCGATGATGTGAGTCTGGAGGAGATTGCGGCCAAAACTGAAGGCTACACGGGTGCCGATTTGGCTGGCTTGGTCAAGCAGGCCTCCATGTACGCCCTGCGCCAGTCCTTGAACGCTGGTGACTCGAATCTCGAGGATCTGTGTGTTCGCAACCAGCACTTCAAGGAAGCACTGCAGAGCCTTCGTCCCTCAGTTGGCGAACAG GATCGCAAGGTATACGATAAGTTGCGACAAAAATACGCTGCACCGCGAGTGCCGGCCTTCGACGAAAAGTGA
- the LOC6506430 gene encoding sphingomyelin synthase-related 1, which translates to MCDGEICEPVTQTTAARSEGGAEEQVRMHRSETTDKTRPPPTLHLNGSRPDSPTGKGASTHPVHAVDPLKAAHWLLDDVIQWASQTEHLSQNLMECLRTEAIDGEVLLSLTEDDIREFRYKLGYKLTFGELKKFWLAVLKLQLLIKNSAVDSVMLGIESHVGNSINFMPVAGSVVGPPSSTCPCPQPDCPSYVSDCDTYLRTGGRYVAPEYFKTAMSLAYSFVVTWITSFVMVIVHERVPDMKRYPPLPDIFLDNVPHIPWAFNMCEITGSLLFTIWLVVLIFHKYRMVLLRRFFALAGTVFLLRCVTMLITSLSVPGTHLQCSQKDFAIDDPNVDLVGALIIRMTRAYRIWSGLGMSIQGVRTCGDYMFSGHTVALTLLNFFITEYTPRNLYFLHTLTWLLNMFGIFFILAAHEHYSIDVFVAFYITSRLFLYYHTLANNRALMQGDSKRTRVWFPMFSYFESSVDGMVPNDFDTVGSLITGILNQLLKGKDQLILLAKRDWSDGSVDSATSNQMFGIDSDIHVLGYGPNATFFTPNQTAAGLSRHNSQTHLNAKATQNPGPAPAPANLQNSQAQKRTFRDVSLDPFSRTSVAASPDLAKEKKLL; encoded by the exons ATGTGCGACGGTGAAATTTGCGAGCCAGTGACTCAGACCACCGCTGCGCGCTCCGAGGGCGGAGCTGAGGAACAGGTGCGGATGCACCGCTCCGAAACGACGGACAAGACACGTCCTCCGCCCACCCTACACCTCAATGGATCTCGTCCGGATTCCCCGACCGGAAAAGGCGCCTCAACGCATCCAGTGCATGCGGTGGATCCCCTGAAGGCGGCCCATTGGCTGTTGGACGATGTCATCCAGTGGGCCAGCCAAACAGAGCACCTGTCGCAGAATCTAATGGAATGCCTGCGAACGGAGGCCATCGACGGTGAAGTTCTGCTCTCCCTCACCGAGGACGATATCCGGGAATTTAGATATAAACTAGGCTACAAACTGACCTTCGGCGAGCTTAAGAAGTTCTGGCTGGCGGTCCTGAAGCTTCAGCTGTTGATCAAGAACAGCGCCGTGGACTCTGTGATGCTGGGCATTGAGAGTCACGTGGGTAATTCCATCAACTTTATGCCAGTGGCCGGATCTGTGGTCGGTCCACCGTCCTCCACCTGCCCGTGCCCCCAGCCGGACTGTCCCAGTTATGTGTCCGACTGCGATACGTACCTGAGGACGGGAGGGCGTTATGTTGCCCCCGAATACTTCAAAACCGCCATGAGTTTAG CCTACTCCTTCGTGGTCACCTGGATAACGTCGTTCGTCATGGTGATTGTGCACGAACGCGTGCCGGACATGAAGCGCTATCCCCCGCTGCCGGATATCTTTCTGGACAACGTGCCCCACATCCCGTGGGCGTTCAACATGTGCGAAATCACCGGATCCCTATTGTTCACCATCTGGCTGGTCGTCCTAATCTTCCACAAGTATCGTATGGTGCTGCTACGTCGATTTTTTGCACTGGCCGGCACTGTTTTCCTGCTACGGTGCGTCACCATGCTGATCACATCGCTGAGTGTGCCGGGCACCCATCTGCAGTGCAGCCAGAAGGATTTTGCCATCGATGATCCGAACGTGGACCTGGTGGGTGCACTGATCATACGGATGACACGGGCCTATCGCATCTGGAGCGGCCTGGGCATGTCGATCCAAGGAGTGCGCACCTGTGGCGACTACATGTTCAGTGGCCACACGGTGGCCCTCACCCTCCTTAACTTCTTCATAACGGAGT ACACTCCCCGGAATCTGTACTTCCTGCACACGCTCACCTGGCTGCTCAACATGTTCGGCATCTTCTTTATTCTGGCTGCCCATGAGCACTACTCCATCGATGTGTTTGTGGCCTTCTACATCACCTCTCGCCTCTTTCTGTACTATCATACTTTGGCTAACAATCGG GCTCTGATGCAGGGCGACTCGAAGCGGACGCGGGTCTGGTTCCCAATGTTCAGCTACTTCGAGAGCAGTGTAGACGGAATGGTGCCCAATGACTTCGACACGGTGGGCTCGCTTATAACCGGGATCCTGAACCAACTGCTGAAGGGCAAGGACCAGTTGATATTGCTCGCCAAGCGTGATTGGTCGGACGGATCAGTGGATTCCGCAACATCGAACCAAATGTTTGGAATCGATTCGGACATCCATGTGCTCGGCTATGGGCCCAACGCCACGTTCTTCACCCCCAACCAGACGGCTGCCGGACTCAGTCGCCACAACAGTCAAACGCATCTGAATGCCAAGGCTACCCAGAACCCGGGTCCTGCACCTGCGCCGGCGAATCTGCAGAATTCGCAGGCTCAGAAGCGTACCTTTCGGGATGTAAGCTTGGACCCGTTCTCCAGGACATCCGTGGCGGCTAGTCCGGATCTGGCCAAGGAAAAGAAGCTGCTCTGA
- the LOC6493506 gene encoding akirin, producing the protein MACATLKRSVDWESMNQRPPKRRRCNPFGQSGSSASPSSSPSTRDRDGPSTSAGLPHTPSNRFAKDNTEPSPFSEASLAKMSPDKMAENLCNEIKRLHKRKQLPITAAALERMQDSESSGSEMGPESPRRPDSPPNLALMRHGEKALFTFKQVQLICESMLKERENQLRELYEGVLTTKLAEQYDAFVKFTYDQIQRSYEAAPSYLS; encoded by the exons ATGGCCTGCGCAACACTGAAACGCTCCGTGGACTGGGAGTCGATGAACCAGCGCCCACCGAAGCGCCGGCGCTGCAATCCATTTGGCCAATCTGGTAGCAGCGCCAGTCCATCGTCCTCCCCATCGACCCGGGATCGCGATGGTCCCAGCACCTCAGCGGGATTGCCGCACACGCCCAGCAATCGCTTCGCCAAGGACAACACTGAGCCTAGTCCCTTCAGCGAGGCCTCCTTGGCCAAAATGTCACCAG ATAAGATGGCTGAGAACTTGTGCAACGAGATCAAGAGACTGCACAAGCGCAAGCAGCTGCCCATAACGGCAGCGGCACTGGAGCGGATGCAGGATTCGGAGTCAAGCGGCTCGGAAATGGGTCCGGAGAGCCCACGTCGCCCGGACAGCCCGCCGAACTTGGCGCTGATGCGGCACGGCGAGAAGGCTCTGTTCACGTTCAAGCAGGTGCAGCTGATCTGCGAGAGCATGCTGAAGGAGCGCGAGAATCAGCTGCGGGAGCTATACGAGGGTGTCCTAACCACCAAGCTGGCCGAGCAGTACGACGCCTTTGTGAAGTTCACATACGATCAGATCCAACGTAGCTACGAGGCAGCGCCTAGCT atctttcgtaa